A window of Deinococcus arcticus contains these coding sequences:
- a CDS encoding MerR family transcriptional regulator produces MTTPAPLLMTIGAFAQASRLSPKALRLYAELGLLAPAQVDPQSGYRLYGHAQLAEARLIALLRQTDMPLSTIRALLDTPAPERPGALRVHLAALEASHRQRRTLTRHLIGHLEGETPMTLPAPQTRTVPAQNVATLTRHVYVPELPGAISQGMATLFQTLREQGAEAAGAPFVIYHGEVNADSDGPIEVCVPYSGALQPAGEVALRVEPAHAEAYVTLSRAQFEFPAILAAYDAAAAAAQARGQCGELSPREVYPHDWDGAGPDDPAGEVAWPYRPHV; encoded by the coding sequence ATGACCACCCCCGCCCCACTCCTCATGACCATCGGCGCTTTTGCGCAGGCCAGCCGTCTGAGCCCCAAGGCCCTGCGGCTGTACGCGGAACTGGGGCTGCTGGCCCCCGCGCAGGTGGACCCTCAGAGCGGCTACCGCCTGTACGGCCACGCGCAACTGGCCGAGGCCCGCCTGATTGCCCTGCTGCGCCAGACCGATATGCCCCTGAGCACCATTCGCGCCCTGCTAGACACACCTGCGCCCGAACGGCCCGGGGCGCTGCGGGTGCACCTCGCCGCGCTGGAGGCCAGTCACCGCCAGCGGCGCACCCTGACCCGCCACCTCATTGGACACCTTGAAGGAGAGACCCCCATGACCCTCCCTGCCCCCCAGACCCGCACCGTGCCTGCCCAGAACGTCGCCACGCTGACCCGCCATGTGTACGTGCCTGAACTGCCCGGCGCCATCTCGCAGGGCATGGCCACGCTGTTTCAGACCCTGCGTGAGCAGGGCGCCGAGGCTGCAGGTGCGCCCTTTGTCATCTACCACGGCGAGGTCAACGCCGACAGCGACGGCCCCATTGAGGTCTGCGTGCCCTACAGCGGCGCGCTGCAGCCGGCGGGTGAGGTGGCCCTGCGCGTGGAACCCGCCCACGCGGAAGCCTATGTGACCCTCAGCCGGGCCCAGTTCGAGTTTCCGGCCATTCTGGCGGCCTACGACGCTGCCGCTGCCGCCGCGCAGGCCCGGGGCCAGTGCGGCGAGCTGAGCCCCCGCGAGGTCTACCCCCACGACTGGGACGGGGCCGGCCCCGACGACCCGGCCGGCGAGGTGGCGTGGCCCTACCGTCCACACGTTTAA
- a CDS encoding DUF2268 domain-containing putative Zn-dependent protease (predicted Zn-dependent protease with a strongly conserved HExxH motif) produces the protein MLSLYLLDAGQRLTPALADEVRRVARTALDRHAEALALDALDTVIHCSPWTIPEIGLVGSAPDGHSVLISVTPSNPNFAASWRTELPATLAHELHHAARWRSVGYGSTLLEALVSEGLAQHHERLERRETPIYAQPTTDLNRLWARASPALQGPYTHHAWFFGSEDQDLPRWGGYALGFELVGRFLHLHGGTAADHAHTPASAFEHSWSAGP, from the coding sequence ATGCTCTCGCTCTATCTGCTTGACGCCGGGCAACGACTCACCCCAGCGCTGGCCGACGAGGTGCGCCGTGTGGCGCGCACCGCCCTGGACCGGCACGCCGAAGCCCTGGCGCTCGACGCCCTGGACACCGTGATTCACTGCTCACCGTGGACCATTCCCGAAATAGGTCTGGTGGGTTCAGCGCCTGACGGCCACAGTGTGCTGATTTCTGTAACGCCCAGCAACCCCAACTTTGCGGCCTCGTGGCGCACAGAACTGCCCGCCACCCTGGCCCATGAACTGCACCACGCCGCCCGCTGGCGCAGTGTCGGTTACGGCTCCACCCTGCTCGAAGCGCTGGTGAGCGAGGGGCTGGCCCAGCACCATGAACGGCTGGAACGCCGTGAGACGCCCATCTACGCGCAGCCGACCACCGACCTGAACCGCCTGTGGGCGCGGGCCAGCCCAGCGCTGCAGGGGCCTTACACCCACCACGCCTGGTTTTTTGGCTCTGAGGACCAGGACCTGCCCCGCTGGGGCGGCTACGCCCTGGGCTTTGAACTGGTGGGCCGGTTTCTGCACCTTCACGGCGGCACGGCGGCCGACCACGCCCATACCCCCGCCAGCGCGTTTGAACACAGCTGGTCGGCTGGCCCTTGA
- a CDS encoding glycerophosphodiester phosphodiesterase yields the protein MTPLLLGHRGAPVRAPENTLLGFQAALDAGLDGVELDVRRLLDGTLVVHHDEALPGGRRLTALNRSDLPAHVPTLNAALAWAADTGAVVNVELKFEGPWPDDRVAGTLRAITAHGLTRRVIVSSFLPTLLRAARDLAPQIERGLLIHRAYPAPLLRAGMRWTGCGALHAEVGTVNAPLLALARAQGWRVHAWTVNDPAEVRRLTALGVDGLIGDEPDVLLRARLTNP from the coding sequence ATGACCCCCCTCCTGTTGGGCCACCGGGGCGCGCCGGTGCGGGCGCCCGAGAACACGCTGCTGGGCTTTCAGGCGGCGCTGGACGCGGGGCTGGACGGCGTGGAGCTGGACGTGCGGCGCCTCCTGGACGGCACGCTGGTGGTGCACCACGACGAGGCGCTGCCCGGTGGGCGGCGCCTGACCGCCCTCAACCGGTCCGACCTGCCCGCGCACGTCCCCACCCTGAACGCTGCGCTGGCCTGGGCCGCCGACACGGGCGCGGTTGTGAACGTGGAGCTGAAGTTCGAGGGGCCCTGGCCCGATGACCGCGTGGCAGGCACGCTGCGGGCGATCACCGCCCATGGCCTGACGCGGCGGGTGATCGTAAGTTCGTTTCTGCCCACGCTGCTGCGGGCGGCCCGGGATCTGGCCCCGCAGATTGAACGCGGCCTGCTGATTCACCGCGCTTACCCCGCCCCGCTGTTGCGCGCCGGCATGCGCTGGACCGGCTGCGGCGCCCTGCACGCCGAGGTGGGCACAGTGAACGCGCCCCTGCTGGCCCTGGCCCGCGCGCAGGGCTGGCGGGTGCATGCCTGGACGGTGAACGACCCCGCCGAGGTGCGCCGCCTGACCGCCCTGGGCGTGGACGGCCTGATTGGAGACGAGCCGGATGTCTTGCTGCGCGCGCGGTTGACCAACCCCTGA